A segment of the Bacillus thuringiensis genome:
ATAATAGGATAACTGTATATCCTTTTTCTAACATCTCAAGTATAACTTCAAACTTTCTCGTTTTGGATATAGCTTGCATACCTCCCTTTACATCCCTAAGAGCTTTTTTAACATTTCATTCTCGGCTTCTAATCATCTAATCTTAGCTTCCGAATCTTCTGGTTTTGTTCTTGGTCTACCTAGACTTGGTCCTTTCGCTTTCCCACGTTTTTCTTCTAACCCTTTAATCCCTTCAGCTTCAAAGTTTTTCACCCAACGACTTACAACCGAGTGATGAATACCTAATTCTTTCGCAA
Coding sequences within it:
- a CDS encoding helix-turn-helix domain-containing protein, which encodes MGKIRVTYDVESKKKAVDLYLKEGMIYKTIAKELGIHHSVVSRWVKNFEAEGIKGLEEKRGKAKGPSLGRPRTKPEDSEAKIR